A genomic stretch from Mastacembelus armatus chromosome 7, fMasArm1.2, whole genome shotgun sequence includes:
- the LOC113146079 gene encoding troponin C, skeletal muscle, translating into MPTDAQSDARSFLTEEMIAEFKAAFDMFDTDGGGDISTKELGTVMRMLGQNPSREELDAIIEEVDEDGSGTIDFEEFLVMMVQQLKEDQAGKTEEELSECFRIFDKNGDGFIDRTEFGEILHMTGEPVTEEDIDEMFGESDSNKDGKIDFDEFLKMMENVQ; encoded by the exons ATG CCCACTGACGCCCAAAGTGATGCACGCTCCTTCCTCACTGAGGAGATGATTGCAG AGTTTAAGGCCGCCTTCGACATGTTCGACACTGACGGTGGCGGTGACATCAGCACCAAGGAGTTGGGTACTGTGATGAGGATGTTGGGCCAGAACCCATCAAGGGAGGAGTTGGATGCCATCATTGAGGAAGTCGATGAGGATG gCAGTGGTACCATCGACTTTGAGGAGTTCTTGGTCATGATGGTGCAACAGTTAAAAGAGGACCAGGCTGGAAAGACTGAAGAAGAGCTTTCAGAATGCTTCCGTATTTTTGACAA GAATGGAGATGGCTTCATCGACCGCACAGAGTTTGGTGAAATCCTCCACATGACCGGAGAACCAGTGACAGAGGAAGATATTGATGAGATGTTTGGGGAATCAGACTCAAACAAAGATGGAAAGATTGATTTTGATG AGTTTCtgaagatgatggagaatgTCCAGTAA
- the LOC113145216 gene encoding olfactory receptor 2A12 produces MTATEARNLTDQCDWFREGNQTEPRLTERLDAAGCLFLLILPYTHVVPVLTCFFVVLTLFSILVNGFTLFGLRRSEDLSWEPRIAFLKNLIVSDLVQTFTFGPAVIHSLTQRRTMVFSTWCNIQYFVGITSVCSSLLTITSMALERYLYVCHAIHYLAILTQARLRLAVSLIWVYSLFIGTVCLVLLHIGKEQTNERFTSGLLCEPDMVEQHTGFPRGSVLFRKLTGCLTLLLCLVVYGFSYLRMYQDARNAVIPFNAVNNKARNTVVFYCCMLFLQLLPLLIKVISDMLWEFEGNMALMTLSSQYQDVHKAKKSPSTTAVLLHLSLLVMLTLPPCINPLLYGLRNVEMRQVLPNLLWWWPLRKGTGVRRVENIVHQNRPQAG; encoded by the coding sequence ATGACGGCCACGGAGGCGCGCAACCTCACCGACCAGTGTGACTGGTTCAGGGAAGGGAACCAAACTGAACCGCGCTTAACGGAGCGCCTGGATGCTGCTGGCTGCCTCTTTCTATTAATACTGCCCTATACCCACGTAGTTCCAGTGCTGACATGCTTTTTTGTGGTGTTGACACTCTTCTCAATTTTGGTTAATGGGTTTACCCTGTTCGGACTCAGACGGTCCGAAGACCTGTCCTGGGAGCCGCGCATCGCTTTCCTTAAGAATCTAATTGTGAGCGATCTCGTGCAGACTTTCACCTTCGGTCCAGCGGTCATTCACTCACTAACCCAACGCCGGACGATGGTGTTCAGCACCTGGTGTAACATCCAGTATTTTGTGGGGATCACCAGCGTTTGCTCCAGCCTTCTCACAATCACCTCAATGGCACTGGAGCGCTACTTGTACGTGTGCCACGCCATCCACTACTTGGCCATCCTCACCCAGGCGCGCCTGCGGCTAGCCGTGAGCCTTATTTGGGTCTATTCGCTCTTCATCGGTACGGTCTGCCTTGTGTTGTTGCACATTGGCAAAGAGCAAACGAATGAACGTTTCACCAGCGGGCTGCTGTGCGAGCCGGACATGGTGGAGCAGCACACGGGATTCCCTCGTGGCTCAGTCCTTTTTCGCAAACTCACGGGCTGCTTAACTCTGCTGCTGTGCCTGGTTGTTTACGGCTTCTCCTATTTGAGGATGTACCAGGACGCGCGTAACGCAGTGATACCTTTCAACGCGGTCAACAACAAAGCGCGCAACACGGTGGTGTTTTACTGCTGCATgctgttcctgcagctgctgccgcTGCTCATTAAAGTTATCTCAGACATGCTGTGGGAGTTTGAAGGGAACATGGCTCTGATGACGCTCTCCTCTCAATACCAAGACGTCCATAAAGCGAAGAAGTCCCCCTCGACCACGGCGGTCCTGCTCCATCTGTCCCTGTTGGTAATGCTTACACTGCCACCGTGCATCAACCCGCTGTTGTACGGACTGAGGAATGTGGAGATGAGGCAGGTGCTGCCCAACCTGCTGTGGTGGTGGCCGTTGAGGAAGGGCACGGGTGTGCGCAGGGTCGAGAACATTGTGCATCAAAATCGACCTCAGGCAGGGTAG